DNA sequence from the Anaerolineae bacterium genome:
GCAGACCTGATGTCCAAAGCCGCGCGATCCGCAATGGATCTGCACACATACCTGGCCAGGGAAGAGGCCAAAGGCCTTGGCCGCTTCTTCATCATATACTTCTTCCACGACGTCCAACTCGCAGAAATGGTTGCCGGCGCCCAACGTGCCGAGCTGATCCCGGCCACGGTTCTTGGCATTGGCCGAGCATTTGCTGGCGTCCGCTCCCGCAATACAGCCATTCTCCTCTGTATGTTCCAGATCCTCGGGACGGGCATAGCCGCGCCGCAAGGCCCATTGTGCCCCCTGCTCCAGCACCTGATCCAGCTCGTTCACTTGCAGGCGTAGAAACCCGTGTTCGCCTACGCCGCTAGGGACGTGGCGCTGCAAAGCTGTAGCCAGATCGCTCAGATACGGGGCCAGCTCCTCGTGGCTCAGATGCGATCCCAACAGCCGCACGCCGCAGTTAATATCATAACCGACTCCACCGGGCGAGATCACACCCTCGGAGACGCTGGTAGCGACGACCCCACCGATAGGGAACCCGTAGCCTTGATGGATGTCCGGCATCGCTAAGGCATAGCCGACCACTCCCGGCAACGTCGCCGTATTCACCAACTGCTCAAGCGAGCGATCTTCAAAAGCCTTCTCCAGGATCTCTGGATCAGCATATAGACGCGCGGGAACGCGCATATCAGACCGGTGCGTTTTCGGGATCTCGTAGAGGAAAGGGGCAATTTGACGTACATCTCGTCTCTCGACCATGGCTTCTCTCCCTCCCCATCCATGTCCCTCTACCTTAAATCGGTATCGGTTATGGTAACATGTGAAAAGGCGATAGGCAAAACAAACCGGGACACTCGTGAGCAACTGCGCCTGCAGCATCCATGGAGGCTCACGGGTGCCCCGGCTGGGATATCCTGCGCGGATTCGGCTGAGCGATCAGTAATGGCCGCAGGGAGCCGGTTCCTCACCCGTATGTGTCTTACTGGTGCGGAACGAGCTGCCGCAGCCGCATGTGGATACGGCGTTCGGGTTCTCGATGTGGAATCCCCCACCCATCAGGCTGTCTACATAATCAATGCGCGAGCCGGAGATATAGAACGAACTAATAGGATCCACCAGGATACGAAGCCCATGCTGCTCAAAGACCTCGTCATCTTCCCGCGGCTTATTGTCAAAGGTCATCCCGTATTGCATGCCCCCACAACCACCACCGGTCACGAACACACGAAGCGCGTGAGTCTCCGCAAGTCCTTTCTGTTCCAACACCTCCCGCAATTTTCGGGCAGCAGCCTCCGTTAATGTAATCATTGTAACCCTCCTGAGATGGAATCTCTCGTCTACACGTATACGCTATACTTGCTGGTCTGTCTGTACTCAACCACCAATCTGCGACATTAGACGCGTTTGGGGGATGATCCCTTCTGGGAGCCCGTGGCCCCACGGCTTGCGCCAGACCGCTTGACGGATCAGCTCTTTCAGCGCATCAAAGCGGATCTCTGCGCGCAGCGGGGTGAGCAAATCCACTTCATCATCTCGCAATAAACACAGACGCAACTTCCCATCGGCTGTCACCCGGATCCGAGTGCAGCCGGCGCAGAATGGCTCAGTGACAGTGCTGATAAACCCCAACGTCCCCTGGGCGTTAGCCAACCGGAACGGCCGCGAGGGATCGTTGCCGTTGTGTCCGGGCACTGGGGATAACGGCCCTAGTGCCGACTCGATACGCTCACGCGTCTCTTGCATGGTAACGACGGCATCCTGTTGAAACCCTGCCACCTCGCCGAAGGGCATCAGCTCGATGAAGCGCACCTCCCAGGGGTGATCTAACGTCAGCCGTGCCAGCTCCAC
Encoded proteins:
- the erpA gene encoding iron-sulfur cluster insertion protein ErpA yields the protein MITLTEAAARKLREVLEQKGLAETHALRVFVTGGGCGGMQYGMTFDNKPREDDEVFEQHGLRILVDPISSFYISGSRIDYVDSLMGGGFHIENPNAVSTCGCGSSFRTSKTHTGEEPAPCGHY